The nucleotide window CGTAGCAAATCCAACCAACGGAAACCAAGATAGCTACAGCCAAAGCGTTAGTGAACTTCCTGTACACATCCAACTTCACCAACAGCCTCCTCGTCTGAAGCTTCTTGAAAGTAGCCGAAAGCGACTTGAATATCCATATGATGAAGAAAGCATCCAACACCGCAACGGGGAGAACCAAAAACAGTCTCGCTTTCCCTGAGAAGTCACTAACCGCACCAACATTCTCCAACAGCTCAAGAGTCTCGGAAGCAGCGAAGAAAGTGACACCAAGCATGATCACCTTCGATGTAAACCCACCAAGCGTAGGCCTCACGACACCGTACCCCATCGAAACCATAAGGATGATGACACGTGCGCACGTGCGTTTGATACACCCAAACGTGACTGCCCATACGGTGATCACCGTTGGTCTAACACCAGTCTCGTTGAACTCAGCGTAGTCGAAGTACCAAAGCGCCATCTCGCACATCCCAAGCGTTATCACTAAAGTTACACAGTTCTGCAAGGGAAGCACTTCTCTCCAGAACCTAGCGCACTGGGAGAACCAGAAGACTCCGAGGAGCACAAAGGCGAGAGACATGAACCCGTAGAAGTACATCAACGGAGCCATTCTACCTGGTAAGTATCCTCCAGGGTTTTTCCAGATGGTTTTGCCTTCAACGACCAAGTCCTTGAGAGCAGGATCACAGTGGATGAAGTAGAGGTTATACATTCCTGTCCTAGTGATCTGAATCGATCTTGTAAGCAGCGTAGCAGACAAATCATTCTCAACAAAGGAAACACCGAAGACTTGAGGCCAGGAGGAGTCTTTAGAAGAAGGATGGTGGATGATCTCTCCGTGTGAGCAAACACCGAGTTTGGCGAGATCAGATGTGCAGCAGACAGCTCTCTGCCCACCGTAAGCTGATCCTCCGATGTTCTCCCTGTCTTCTACCTCGAAAAGGACGGCGTGGATAGGTAATGAAGAGGTGTTGGAAGCTTCCTCGGGTCTCCGGAATGTGATCTTCTCAAAACTGTTAAATGCATTAGCAAGTAAGAAACTTTCACAGAGAAACAGCTAAGATGTTACTCAAACACAAGGAAAGTTCAACTCTTTGACACGTGGAAGCAATGTTTACTCAGAGAGGACACACACAGAGTTTCAAAGTAAGAAGCTTTCACAGAGAAACAGCTAAGATGTTACTCAAACACGAGGAAAGTTCAGCTCTTTTGACACGTGGAAGAAATGTTTACTCAGAGAGGATACAAACAGAGTTTCAAAGTTAGAAACTTTTACAGAGAAACAGCTAAGATTTTACTCAAAACACAATGAAAGTTCAAATCTTTGACACGTGGAAGCAATGCTTACTCAGAGAGGACACACACAGAGTTTCAAAGTAAGAAACTTTCACCGAGAAACAGCTAAGAACTGTATACAAACGAACTTAATCAGCTCTAAGATCCAACTCGTAGACGAAGAATCCTAATGGGTTCTGATTACAAAGTCAGATCCTAAGCAGATTTAAAAGAGGAAACTTTAGTTAAAGAAACGGAATCATAGAACTTTACCGGATAAAGGAGGAGAGGGAATCAGAGTCGGAGGAGAAGTTGTCGGAGGGAGAAGAGGAGTAGATGCCTTCACTGCCGCCGTGGAAGACAAAGGCGTTGCCTTTGGACATGAATCTCTCGCTACGGTACTCATGCACCGACGCTTGGAGCAAAGAAGGTGCTCCAAGGGATAGTAgcagaagaaggagaagaagatggagcGACATTGAAACCGAGGAGAAGAAGCAGAGATCTgaagaaagagaaggagaaAGCTGATGACTGAGAGGAAGTCAGTGAGAAACTGAGATGTGTCAAATGAGTTTTGATCGTACGGCTGTCAAAGAGTTGCTCCTTTGATCGTTTCCAGATGTTGGAAGGTTCTACTGAAATGGTTGAACCTGTAAGCCTCTGGTTTACTCAGAGGGTTCAGCCGACAACTatattttcgattttatagtgggCCTTTTAACTGTGTTTTGAAATATATGGTCCATGAAAACTGGATTTCATATTTAGGAGATGAACCTGGAAGTAGTCGAGTTACAAGTTAGCTCATAAAATGAAAACTGGCCGATTCTAAAACTGTTATCACAAGCAACAAgccatataatttttttttgaaacatgaaGGTTCTTCTATTCTAGGCAGAAATCTTTAATCTCAAAAAACTACagcatgtaatattagtttcatTCTAAGTGTCATTTATATTCTATAGCATCTAGGttttgtttttgatgtttttttcagTTAAGCTAATGAGACTTGAACATTGCAACCTTTAAGGTGTAACAATTAAGGGTCCTCATCACTCTATGGTTCAGGTTGTCTTCCACGACGACACTTTTAGAGCGGATAACCTCCTTATTTAGCAATATTCTAGTGACCATACCAAGTGTGGCACTTTGTTGGCTCTTAATCTTATGGAGAAAGGTAAGCAAGTAGTATcacaagttaaaaaaaacactTGGATGAAAGTTTTGTCAATAGATTTAAGGTTGAAGAGTACAGATCCTCAACAATACctaattatatgtatttttaattttaacttaaCTCATAATTAAGGAACCCACCAAATTGATTTATGCTTAGAATCCATGTAACTCCATGGCTATTCTGGCTGAGACGATGGTTGTCCTAATCTACTTGGATGCTTTCGTTTAGGACCCACACAGTTTGTGTGATTAACAACTTTATTGAATAAATATGACAGAACAGAACAAagtgtaaagaaaaaaaaagagtgaggAAGTCTTTATATAAAACTAAGGTTATCCACCTGAAAAATACACAACTACatacatgtatgtatat belongs to Brassica rapa cultivar Chiifu-401-42 chromosome A07, CAAS_Brap_v3.01, whole genome shotgun sequence and includes:
- the LOC103831754 gene encoding transmembrane protein 87B, coding for MSLHLLLLLLLLSLGAPSLLQASVHEYRSERFMSKGNAFVFHGGSEGIYSSSPSDNFSSDSDSLSSFIRFEKITFRRPEEASNTSSLPIHAVLFEVEDRENIGGSAYGGQRAVCCTSDLAKLGVCSHGEIIHHPSSKDSSWPQVFGVSFVENDLSATLLTRSIQITRTGMYNLYFIHCDPALKDLVVEGKTIWKNPGGYLPGRMAPLMYFYGFMSLAFVLLGVFWFSQCARFWREVLPLQNCVTLVITLGMCEMALWYFDYAEFNETGVRPTVITVWAVTFGCIKRTCARVIILMVSMGYGVVRPTLGGFTSKVIMLGVTFFAASETLELLENVGAVSDFSGKARLFLVLPVAVLDAFFIIWIFKSLSATFKKLQTRRLLVKLDVYRKFTNALAVAILVSVGWICYELYFKSKDVYNEHWQNAWIIPAFWQLLSFSLLIVICSLWAPSQNSTRYAFSGSSGDSSGEFEKDDYTLTLIKPSPVPSHEAKSVSEARSLPDQEDAEEDLEEDKRE